From Micromonospora echinospora, one genomic window encodes:
- a CDS encoding DUF4177 domain-containing protein, translating into MQKWEYATVPLLVHATKQILDNWGEDGWELVSVVPGPNPEQLVAYLKRPKG; encoded by the coding sequence ATGCAGAAGTGGGAGTACGCCACCGTTCCGCTGCTGGTCCACGCGACCAAGCAGATCCTCGACAACTGGGGCGAGGACGGTTGGGAACTCGTCTCGGTGGTCCCGGGGCCGAACCCGGAGCAGCTCGTCGCCTACCTGAAGCGGCCGAAGGGATGA